DNA from Agarilytica rhodophyticola:
CGCATCTAACACAGCTTGCACACCTTTATTTTTAAAAGCAGAGCCGCCCAATACCGGTACGATCTCATTGGCAAGTGTACGCATGCGAATACCTTTCTTAATATCGGCTTCGCTTAACTCTCCCTCTTCGAGGTACTTGTCCATAAGCTCTTCATTAGCTTCAGCGGCAGCTTCCACGAGATATTCGCGCATACTTTCACATTCGACGGCAATATCTTCTGGAATATCGCCGTATTCGAAGGTCATTCCCATGTCTTCTTCATTCCAAAGAATGGCCTTCATTTTAATTAGGTCGACAACGCCTTTGAATTCATCTTCTGCACCTATGGTCATCTGTAAAGGCACAGGCATGGCGTTTAGGCGATCCTTGAGCTGTTCAACAACGCTCATAAAATTAGCGCCCGCACGATCCATTTTATTAACAAAAACCATGCGCGGAACTTCATACTTATTAGCTTGACGCCAAACGGTTTCCGTCTGCGGTTGCACTCCCGAAGAGCCACACAAAACCACAATAGCGCCATCGAGAACACGCAAGGAACGCTCTACTTCAATAGTGAAATCTACGTGCCCTGGTGTATCAATGATATTAATTCGGTGTTGGTCAAACTGCTGTTGCATCCCTTGCCAGAAGCATGTGGTTGCAGCTGAGGTAATCGTAATGCCTCGTTCTTGCTCTTGCTCCATCCAGTCCATAGTAGCTGCGCCGTCGTGCACTTCACCAATCTTATGAGATAGACCAGTATAAAATAATACACGCTCAGTGGTGGTAGTTTTACCAGCGTCAACATGCGCACATATACCGATATTTCGGTAGCGTTCTATAGGTGTTTTACGCGCCACGATTTATTACCTCGATGAGAGCATTGAACATAAAAGTAATTATTCGTTTAGTAAATAACGGTTAGTCCATTATAGGAGGGGATAACAGTCATTAAACGTATAATCAATATTTTCGTTTTCTTTTTAAAAGCAGCAACTGATTATTGTTTGGCATTTTCAAGTAATTTTGAACACATTCAGGCAACTGCTAAACGTCAAAAAGGCAGCATAGATAGCTGCCTTTTTACGCACTCGGATATTAGCAAAAACCTTAAAAGCGGAAGTGAGAAAACGCTTTGTTTGCTTCTGCCATACGGTGAACATCTTCACGCTTCTTAACTGCGCCGCCTTTACTTTGAGCAGCGTCAATTAACTCACCAGCCAAACGCTGAGGCATAGACTTTTCACTACGAGAACGCGAGTATTCCACTAACCACCGCATTGCCAAAGCAACACGACGAGAAGGTCTTACTTCTACTGGAACTTGGTAAGTAGCACCACCAACACGGCGAGATTTTACTTCCACAAGAGGAGCAATATTTTCTAATGCTTCTTCAAATGTTTCCAGTGGATCTTTGTTAAGCTTTTCACCAACGATATCAAGAGCACCGTAAACAATTCTCTCGGCGACTGACTTTTTACCACTGATCATAACGTGGTTCATAAATTTCGCTAATGTGACATTGCCAAACTTAGGATCTGGCAAGATCTCGCGTTTAGCGACGACTCTTCTTCTAGGCATACTGAATAATCTCTCTCAAATTCAGGGTTATCTGGGATAAGCACAGGGATGTGCTGTATGCCAAAATCGCAGGAGCAGATTTTGGCTGTTTGACTCGCCAAGATCTCAGTTAAAAACTAGCAGATTTTGGCTTTCTAAGTCGCCAAGATCTCAATTTAAAACCACCAAAATTTTGGCTGCTTAACACGCCTCAATCTCTTTTAAAACTCCGAAGACTTTGACTGCCTAATTCACCAAAGCTTTTATTAACAACCCTCAGCAAATCTAGACTACTTTCTCTGAAACTTCTTACCCAGCCTTACTTTTAATAGCTTGACCGCATCTCTATTTGGCCCAACTATTATCTCTATCTAATATCTACAACATTTGTAGGCAAAAAAACGCGTTAGTACTGAGCGTCTTACTTAGGACGCTTAGTACCATACTTCGAACGACCTTGCTTACGATCGCTAACACCTGATGTATCAAGTGCACCACGAACAGTGTGGTATCGAACACCTGGCAAGTCTTTTACACGACCGCCACGAATCAATACAACACTATGCTCTTGCAAGTTATGCCCTTCACCACCAATGT
Protein-coding regions in this window:
- the rpsG gene encoding 30S ribosomal protein S7; its protein translation is MPRRRVVAKREILPDPKFGNVTLAKFMNHVMISGKKSVAERIVYGALDIVGEKLNKDPLETFEEALENIAPLVEVKSRRVGGATYQVPVEVRPSRRVALAMRWLVEYSRSRSEKSMPQRLAGELIDAAQSKGGAVKKREDVHRMAEANKAFSHFRF